A window from Leptothermofonsia sichuanensis E412 encodes these proteins:
- a CDS encoding ABC transporter substrate-binding protein, giving the protein MLHLGRRVLWRGMVPQSLRVLLLFLLCGLLTISCHRSSLDAKAPVGDRNRIVMGTTAAINTLDPADAYGTFPGTLLYNLGDRLYTYKLGTNDLEPQLATAFPTISADGLTYTIPLRQGVLFHDGTRFDARAMAFSLQRFMENGGAPSFLLADLVESVNPTADYELTLKLKKPFAAFPALLAFSGACAVSPQAYEIKPGEFKPRQFVGTGPYKLVKFGTDQILLDAFEQYWGQKPANRGVDIQIFSSPANLFNAFRTRAIDIAYQSLAIEQIASLEESAATAGWQIIERSGSGIDVLTLNLKSPPLDQLEVRQAIAALIDRPLLQERVFQRQIDPLYSLVPVSLDAHQPVFKDQYGDSNIAKAMELLQQAGYSRTHPLKLEFWYRSNVIKDQLAAITFKAIARKKMDGLVQLDLKSVESTTAYKYLDKGAYPIFLLDWTPDFFDPDNYIYPFMECSTGSVEKGCEEGQSVLWGSYYYSNRANQLIDQSRKEQNPAIREQLFVQLQNLLAQDVPFIPLWQNKDFLFAQPGVQGASLEVTQKVPLWTMQKS; this is encoded by the coding sequence ATGCTCCATTTGGGTAGGCGTGTTTTGTGGCGAGGGATGGTACCTCAGTCTCTGCGTGTTCTTTTGTTATTTCTGCTGTGCGGCTTGTTGACCATTAGCTGTCATCGCTCCAGTCTTGACGCTAAAGCCCCTGTGGGCGATCGCAACCGGATTGTGATGGGCACTACCGCAGCCATTAATACCTTAGATCCAGCAGATGCCTACGGAACCTTTCCTGGAACCCTTCTGTACAATCTGGGCGATCGCCTCTATACCTATAAGTTAGGTACGAATGATCTGGAGCCACAGTTGGCAACCGCTTTTCCAACGATCAGTGCCGATGGACTGACATATACTATTCCGCTGCGCCAGGGTGTCCTGTTTCACGATGGTACTCGCTTTGATGCCAGAGCGATGGCATTTTCCCTCCAGCGCTTCATGGAAAACGGGGGAGCACCTTCGTTTTTGCTGGCTGACCTGGTGGAATCCGTAAACCCCACGGCTGACTATGAGTTAACGCTGAAATTAAAGAAGCCCTTTGCGGCCTTTCCGGCACTGCTGGCGTTCTCCGGTGCCTGTGCCGTTTCGCCCCAGGCTTACGAAATTAAGCCTGGGGAATTCAAGCCCCGGCAATTTGTTGGTACCGGCCCCTATAAATTAGTTAAATTTGGCACCGATCAAATCCTGCTTGATGCCTTTGAGCAGTACTGGGGGCAGAAACCAGCCAATCGGGGGGTTGATATTCAGATCTTTTCCAGTCCAGCCAATCTATTCAATGCCTTTCGGACAAGGGCGATTGATATTGCCTATCAGAGCCTGGCGATTGAGCAAATTGCCAGTCTTGAAGAGAGCGCTGCAACTGCTGGTTGGCAAATCATTGAGCGTTCAGGCAGCGGCATTGATGTTCTGACCCTGAACCTGAAGTCACCCCCTTTAGACCAGTTAGAAGTGCGGCAGGCGATCGCTGCTCTCATTGATCGCCCGCTATTACAAGAACGGGTATTTCAGAGACAAATTGATCCCCTTTACAGCCTAGTGCCAGTGTCCCTGGATGCCCATCAACCTGTTTTCAAAGACCAGTATGGCGACAGTAATATCGCCAAAGCAATGGAACTGTTGCAACAGGCAGGTTACTCCCGTACCCATCCCCTCAAACTGGAGTTCTGGTATCGTTCCAATGTGATCAAAGACCAACTGGCCGCCATTACTTTCAAGGCAATTGCCCGTAAAAAAATGGACGGGCTGGTGCAGCTTGACTTGAAAAGTGTGGAATCTACTACTGCCTACAAGTATCTGGACAAGGGAGCTTATCCCATCTTTCTACTGGACTGGACCCCCGACTTCTTTGACCCCGACAACTATATCTATCCGTTCATGGAATGTTCTACTGGCTCAGTCGAGAAGGGATGTGAGGAGGGACAAAGTGTCCTCTGGGGGTCCTACTACTACAGCAATCGCGCCAACCAACTGATTGATCAGAGCCGTAAAGAGCAAAACCCGGCAATTCGGGAACAACTGTTTGTCCAACTCCAGAATTTGCTGGCACAGGATGTCCCTTTCATTCCCCTGTGGCAAAATAAGGACTTTCTGTTTGCCCAACCAGGAGTACAGGGAGCCAGCCTGGAAGTCACTCAAAAAGTACCCTTGTGGACAATGCAGAAATCTTAA